Part of the Terrisporobacter glycolicus ATCC 14880 = DSM 1288 genome is shown below.
ACAGCATTTATCAAATGTAGCTACACATACAGTAGAAATAAAAGAAGGAACAAGATTACATAAAATATTGGGTGAAAATACTGTACTAACAAATAGTTTTCATCACTTAGCAGTAAATAAAGTAGCTCCAGGATATATTGTTAGTGCTAATGCCAAAGATGGAGTAGTAGAAGCAATAGAAAAAGAAGGAGAACAATTTGTAGTAGGTATTCAATGGCATCCAGAAATGATGGCTAAAGAAAATACAGTAATGAAAAAAATATTTACAGCTTTAGTGGAAGAAGCTTGTAAATAAAATAATACTTTTATTAATACAGTTTACGGAAGTAACAAAAAAACTCTAAAACAAGATAATTATTTAATTAGGAGGATTAACCATGAGTAAAAATACGGTTAAAAAAATGGGATTTGGAAGTATTGTACTGTTAGGGATTAATGCCATAATAGGAACAGGAATATTTGGACTACCAGGAGAAGCTTATTCTAAAGTGGGACCATCAAGTATACTAGTACTAGGTTTTTGTATGCTTTTAGCAATATCCATCGCACTATGTTTTGCAGAAGCTGGAAGTTGGTTTGAAGAAAATGGAGGACCTTACCTTTATGCAAAAGAAGCATTTGGTGATTTTGTAGGTTTTCAAGTTGGAGTAATGAAATGGGCAGTAAGTATGATAGCTTGGGCAACAATGGCAAATTTCTTTGCAGTTGTTCTATCATCAATTTGGCCACAAGCAGCAGATCCATTTATTAAAAATGTAATTATAGGTATTTTATTAGTTGGTTTAGGTTGTGTAAGTTTAAGAGGTGTTGATTCATCAAAAATATTAAACAATATAATGACAATTGGAAAGCTTGTTCCATTAGTATTTTTTATTGCGGTAGGTATATTCTTTATAAAAGGTGGTAATTTCCAACCTTTTGTAATAATACCAGAAGGACAAACTACATCTTCAGCATTTGTTGCTGTTGCAATTTCTTTATTTTATGCATTTACAGGATTTGAATCATTGGCTGTAGCTGCTAATGATATGGAAAATCCAAGAAAAAATGTACCTAAAGCTTTAACAGTAGTTATGCTTATAGTGTCTTTAGTATATGTTTTAGTTTTAGCAGTAAGTATAGGTATTTTAGGAAATGATTTAAGCGGAGCGGCGAATCCAGTTGCAGATGCAGCCAAAGTAATGATGGGAAGTACTGGTGGATATATAATAACAATAGGAACTATAATATCTGTTGGTGGTATAAATATAGCATCTTCTATATTTACACCAAGATCAGGAGCGGCTTTAGCTGAGCAAGGTCTAATGCCAGCATTTTTAGGAAGAACTAACTCTAAAGGAGTTCCTTATGTGTCAGTTATAATATCAGTGATAGGTACACTTTTAATAGCTTGGTCAGGTTCATTTACAACACTATCTCAAATAAGTGTTGTATCTAGATTTATACAATATATACCAACGTGTTTAGCTGTGTTAATATTAAGAAAGAAATTTGCAGATAAAGAAGTAAGCTTTAAAATACCAGGTGGAGCATTTATACCAGTATTTGCAACATTATTAAGTGTAATATTATTAGTAAAAGCAGGAATAGATGCACCTATGAAAATAGTATGGGGACTTGGTGGTATGATTTTAGTAGTGCCATTATACTTCTATATGACAAAAGTATATAACAAAAAACATAAAGATAATAAGCTTAGTGCTTAAATTATATTTACATATTAAATGTATAAGCAATTTACTTTGTTTATACATTTTTATTATATAAATTGAAATTATTAATTTAATAAAAATTAAAATGGGTATAAATAATACAGTAAAACTTAAAACTAATTATAGTAATAATTTTTGTAGGAGGTATTATGATGAAAGTAACATTTCAAGGAAACCCATTAACATTAAAAGGAACTCAAGTAAAGGTAGGAGATATGGCTCCTGATTTTACTGTTGTAGATAATGATTTAAATCCATTAAAGCTTAGTGATACAAAAGGAAAAAGAGTATTTTTAACAGTACCATCTTTAGATACTCCAGTTTGTGACATGGAAGTTAGAAAGTTTAACCAAGAAGCAACTAAACTAGATGAAAATGTAACAATTTATACAGTATCTATGGACTTACCATTTGCCCAAGGAAGATGGTGTGGTGGTGCTGGAATAGATAGAGTAAAAACAGTTTCGGATTACAAAGATAGAGAGTTTGGAAATAATTACGGAGTTTATATAAATGAACTTGGACTTTTATCTAGAGCAGTATTTGTTGTAGATGAAAATAACAAAGTTGTATATGTAGAATATCTAGAAGAGATTACAAATGAACCTAATTATGAAAAAGCTTTAGAAGCAATAAAATAATAGAAGAAAAAATCCAGAAAAGATAATAATTTTTTCTGGATTTTATTTTTGATCAATAGATTGATCTAGAAGTGATAAAATACTGTCTTTATGATATTTATATATAGGTTTATTTAAATTAGTATCAATGGAGGAAACTTTTTTTTCTATTAAGTATAACCCATGAACATGATGTACTAACTGTTCTGCAATGTCAAATTTATAATATAAAGTATTTATATCATGAGTTTCTTTAGAATAAGGAATTTCATCTAGTAATTGATTATAATATTCTTCTAATTCAAAGTGTTTATTGTTAAGTTTTATATATAATGAAGAAAAGTCTTTGTTCTTTACCATAGAATGAATAATATTTAGGCAGTCATTATAAGCAGCGTTGAAAGATGACCACAAGTATTTTATATATCTTTTGCGACTTACAGCATAATTAACAACTAAAGCTATAATTACTCCTACTAAAGTATCTATAGTTCTCATAATAGAATAATTTAGTGGATGATTATTACTAATTCCTAGGCATATAGAAATAAATGTTACAGATGCGATGGCAGATGAATCAGAAATTTTTAATATATTACAAATGTATATAATTAAAATTACTCCAAAAGTAGCTGAAATAATATTACCTTTGAAAAAAAGCGCACATAAAAAACCAATTAGACCACCAAGTAAGGTGCCTAAAACTCTAGACCAGGAATCTTTAATAGAACCTTTAATAGTGTTTTTTATAGAAAATACACAAACAGATACTGTATAAACTGGTGTCTCAACTATGCCTAAATATCCAGCTAGAGTTGCAAAGAAAACGGCAATGCCAGTTTTTATATTTCTCATTCCGATTTTTTTCATAGAAGATCCTTTCTTTAATCTATTAGAGAATTATTTAATAGTATTATTTGTATTTTTATAATAATTTATATGAAATTATAAAGAATAATATATGTAGGAAAATTATATTAATACGAATAATAGAATTGGAAACAAAAAAACTATTCACTTTTTACAAAAATGCAATATAATAGAAAAGTGTCGCTTTTTATGATTACAAAAACAGAAAATGTTTTATATATAAATATAACAAGATATTTGACAATATTGGAGGAAACAACGTGAAAGCTATAAAAAAAATTGTAATAACTGGAGGTCCTTGCTCTGGAAAAAGTACAATGCTTAATTTAATAGAGAATACTTTTAAAGAAAAAGGGTATAAGGTTTTAATAGTTTCAGAAACAGCAACAGAATTAATTAGAGGTGGTGTTTCACCACTTGGAGGTAAGGAGAACATGTTCATATTTCAGGACTACCTTTTAAACCTTCAATTTAAGAAAGAAGAAGTTTATGAAAAAGCAGCTAAAGAAATGGATTCTGAAAAGATAATAATACTTTATGATAGAGGATTATTAGACAACAAGGCTTATGTATCAAAGGAAGAATTTGAAGTAATATTAGACAAATTTGGAACAACTGAAAATGAATTAATAGATAGATATGATTTAGTATTACATTTAGTAACAACTGCTAATGGAGCAGAAGAACATTACACATTAGCTAATAATGCAGCGAGAAGTGAATCATTAGAAGATGCAAGACAAATAGATGAATTAACATTAAATGCATGGGTAGGACATCCTCGTCTAAGAATATTTGATAACTCTACAGATTTTGAAGGAAAAGTAGAAAGAGTATTAAAAGAAATATACAATGATTTAGATGAACATATGCCAACGGGAACTATACGTAAATACTTAGTAGATGTTAAAAATATTGATATAAATAATATAATAAATACTTCAGAAAAGATGGATATAGTTCAGCATTACTTAAAATCTTCTAATCCAAATGTGGAAAGAAGGATTAGACAAATAGGAAATGGAGAGAATTACTCATATTACTATACTGAAAAAGAAAGAGTTAACAATTATAGAACCTTTAGAAAAGAAAAGAAAATAAGTGATAAACTATACTTAACATATTTATCTGAAATAGATAACCAATTATTTACAATAATAAAGACTCGTCACTGTTTTGTATATGAAAATCAATATTTCAAATTAGATGTATTTAACAATGATAAAAAGTATGGAATATTAGAAATAGAAGCTACAGATCAAAATGGAAAGATATTACTTCCAGATTTTTTAAATATAAAGGCAGATGTAACAAAAGATTCAATGTATTCAAACTACGAAATATCAAAAAGAAATTATGTATGTAAATAGATAAATAAAGCACCCCCATAACCTTATGAGAGTGCTTTATTTATTTGATTAAAAATCTAATAAAAACAACCTAAAATATGTAAAAAGTGCTATTATTTAATTAGGCTGACCCTAAAGTTTCATCTGAAGGGGAAGGTAATCATAATATAAAATTAGTCTGATTACTAAGACAAATCTTAAGTAAAAAGACAGTTATATATTAAGTCTATGATGACCTTCGCATTGGGCGAAGGCTTTTTGTGCTTAATAATATATGTCTTCTAATTTGTCAGCGAAAACATTTTTAGGAGGAGAAATAGTATGGTTTATGATCCAAAATCAAGAAAGGCAGAAGAATTTATCAATCATGAAGAGATTTTACAAAGTTTAGAGTATGCAAAATCTAATAAAGGAAATAAAGAATTAATTGAAGGAATATTAGATAAAGCTAATAGAGCAAAAGGATTAACTCATAGAGAAGCTGCAGTTTTGCTTGAATGTGAAGATGAAGAATTAATTGAAAGAATATTTAAAATGGCAGAAGATATTAAAAAAAGATTTTATGGAAATCGTATTGTAATGTTTGCGCCATTATATTTATCAAATTATTGTGTAAATGGATGTGTATACTGCCCTTATCATTTAAAAAACAAGAAAATAGCTAGAAAAAAACTAACTCAAGAAGAAATAAAGAGAGAAGTAATAGCGCTTCAGGATTTAGGTCACAAAAGACTTGCTTTAGAAGCAGGAGAAGATCCAAAAAATAATCCAATAGAGTATATATTAGAATCTATAGATACTATTTATAGTATAAAACATAAAAATGGAGCAATTCGCAGAGTAAATGTAAATATAGCTGCTACAACTATAGAAAACTATAAAAAATTGAAAGATGCAGGTATAGGTACATATATACTATTCCAAGAAACTTATAATAAAGAATCTTATGAAATGCTTCATCCGACAGGTCCAAAACATGACTATAATTATCATACAGAAGCTCATGATAGAGCTATGGAAGCTGGAATAGACGATGTAGGTTTAGGTGTACTGTATGGTCTTAGCACTTATAAATATGAATTAGTAGGAATATTAATGCATGCTGAACATTTAGAAGCTGCATTTGGAGTAGGACCACATACAATAAGTGTGCCAAGACTTCGTCCAGCTGATGATATAGATGTATCTGAATTCCCAGAAGCTTTATCAGATGAAATATTCCAAAAGATAGTGGCAATAATTCGTTTAGCAGTACCTTATACAGGAATGATAGTTTCAACAAGAGAATCTCAAAAAACTAGAGAAAAAGTATTACATTTAGGAGTGTCACAAATAAGTGGTGCATCATCAACAAGTGTAGGAGGATATGCAGATAGGGCAGAAGGAGTAAAAGAAGAAATTACAAGTGCTCAATTTGACGTGGATGATGATAGAACTTTAGATGAAGTTGTAAACTGGTTACTAGATATGAACTATATACCAAGTTTCTGCACTGCCTGTTATAGAGAGGGAAGAACAGGAGATCGATTTATGGCACTATGTAAAAATGGTCAAATAGCGAATTGTTGTCAACCAAATGCTATTATGACTTTAAAAGAGTACTTAGAAGATTATGCATCAGAATCAACAAAAGAGTCTGGTGAAAATTTAATAAAAAAAGAAGTTAAAAAAATACCTAAAGATAAAGTTAGAGAAATAGTAGAAGAGAGATTAATAAAAATTGCAAATGGAGAAAGAGATTTTAGATTTTAATTTATAAATTAAGTGTATATATTAAAGAAGACAAATAAATTGTCTTCTTTTTATTATGAAAAAATTTAAAAGGATAATTATTTAATCTTATGAATATTATTTTGTAATAAACCTATGATAGGAGGTGAAATAATTTGAAGTTAATTTGTTATAACATACATATAGGTACGGATGAATTTAGAAGAATGACATTATTTCAACTTATAGGATATTTAAAATCTTTAGATTGTGATGTTATTTGTCTTCAAGAAGTTTTATATTATCAATTTAAGCTTATGAAAATATTATTAAAGATGGATGGCGTATTTGGATTGCATGTAAATAATAGAAAAATGAAATTTGGTATATGTATATTAAGTAAAAATAAAATAAATTATAGTTCACATGTATTGCTAAGTAGTAAAAAAGAGCAAAGGGGGCTATTGAGTATAGATATGGATGATAAAATTATTATAAATACACACTTAGGATTGGACATGGAAGAAAGACAGACACAAATAAGTGAAATTTTGGATTTTGCTAAAAATCAGAATAAAAATATTGTGATTTGTGGTGATTTTAATGAAAGAAATATTAATTTAAGCTCTTATAAGGATGTAGCTAAATATTTATGTAAGGATTTTTATCCAACTTTTAAAACTTCAAGGATAGATTATGTGTTTGTAAGCTCAATAATTGATATAAAATCATATGAAGTCGACCAAGTATTCTATTCAGATCATTTTCCAATTATTGTGAAAATTTAAAAGAAAGTAAATTGTGAATATTTAGAAATATAGAAAAAATTACCACATATATTTCATATTACTTTATAAAGGAGAGGTTATTTAATGAGTAGTGATGGAAATTTGCTTCAAATTATATTCGATGGAATTTGGGGTACTGGAGAAATTATTGTAAGGGCGTTTAGAAAAAAAGAAGAAAAAAGGGAACTATTGGATATATTTTTTAACAAAGTAGGCCTTTGTAATAAAGATCAAGAATATCCCATTGTAGTAGAAACTATTTTAAATAAGGAAGAAAACGTTTACAAAGTATTGTGTCCTATAGGCCTTGGAAAATCAGACTTTGAAAAATATTCTGATGCATTAGAAGTATATTTAGGAAAAAAAGTAGAGGTAAAATCAGCTAAAGGATTTATATATATTAAATAATTATGAATGTCAAAGTTATTATGTTATAATAAAAATATGTTAAAAAAAAGATTTGGAGGTTTTACCAAGTCTTTTTTTGTTGAAAAAATCAAAAAAAGAATATAAAAATAATTTTGAATATAAATATTAGTTTAAATTTTCTGAAAATTACCTTGTTTTCAGAATAAATATTCAACTTTAATATGTGCTTTATAATTTGAATATACAGAAAATTATAATTTTATTGACTATTCAAATAGATGTCGTATATAATACATGTATGAAACGAAATACGGATTTAAATTAGGAGGTCACAATGAATAAAAGGAATAAAGATATTATAATAACAGGTTTTGCATTGTTCGCAATGTTTTTCGGAGCAGGTAACTTAATTTTCCCACCATTTTTAGGACTTATATCAGGAAGTAGTTGGTTAACTGGTTTTACAGGATTTATATTAGCAGACGTAGGTTTATCTCTTTTAGCTATACTTGCAATAGCAAAATGTGATGGAGATGTAGGTAAAATCTTTTCTAGGGCAGGCAATAAAATAGCACTAGTGTTAGCATGTTCAATAATGATTTGTATAGGACCACTTCTTGCTATACCAAGAACAGCAGCTACAACATTTGAAATGGGGGTTCAACCAATATTTAGTGGTTTCAGTTCAATAATATTCTCAATAATATTCTTCGGCGTGACATTATTATTAACAATAAGACCATCAAAAGTTGTTGATATAATCGGATCATATTTAACACCAGCACTTTTGATTGCCTTACTAGCATTAATAGGTATGGGAGTATTTAATCCTTTAGGAAGTATAGAGCCAGCAACTATAGATGGTGTATTCTCTGAAGGTATATTCCAAGGTTATCAAACATTAGATGCTTTAGGAGCAGTATCTTTATCAGCTGTAATATTTACGACTATAGCTAATAAGGGATATACAAAAAAAGAAGAAAAAATAAATATAACATTTAAAGCAGGATTAATAGCGGCAGCAGGATTATTCTTAGTTTATGGTGGACTTACTTACCTTGGTGCTACAGTATCAACTATGTTTGATTCAAATGTATCACAAGCTGGATTAATAGTTTCTATAACAGAGATGTTATTAGGATTCCCAGGAAAAGTTATATTAGGAATAATAGTAACTCTTGCTTGTTTAACAACAGCAATAGGATTAACATCTGCAACTGGGCAATATTTCTCAAAGCTTTCAAATAATAAAATAAAATATGAAACAATAGTAATTGTAGTATGTCTATTTAGTTTAGTAGTTTCTAACTTTGGAGTTGATACAATAATCCAATTCTCAGCTCCAATATTAACAGTGATTTACCCACCAACAATAGTGTTAGTAGTACTTACTTTATTAGGACAACATATTAAAAATGATAATATATTTAAATTTGCAACATATACAGCATTAGCAATGGGAATATTAAATATACTAGGTAACTTTGGTATAAAAGTTCCAGTGATAAATAGTTTACCATTACATTCATTAGGATTTAACTGGGTAGTACCAGTATTAGTTGCATCTACAATTGGATTCTTTATTAAATCAAATAGCTCTAACGCTAAATCTGATTCACAAGATGTTACTGCATAGAATTTTAAATAAAATAAAAAGTCCCTTATAATAATAAGGGGCTTTTTTAATACTTATAATAACTCTTTGAATAAATTAATTTTTCATAATAATACCACTTTGTATAGATAAATCATATAATTAAATTGTATGGCTTATTAAAGAAATTATAATAAATTTAAAAATAGCCTAGTATATAGTAATTTAATTGTTTACATAAGTAAAAATTATTTTAAGAGGAGGAGATTCTTTGCAAAAAATAATCAGGTGCAGTAAATTAAAGATTTCACCAGGCTCAAAGGAAATAATATATTCATCTTTATTAATGCTTATGCCCATGATATTTTTTCGTAGTAATACTATAGATATTATTATACTTTACTGTATTGCTATGTTTATATCAATCATATTTATAAGTGATATTTTTAGTTTAAGCAAGAAGGTAAAGATAGAAATGGACGTGGATAAGTTATTAGATGCTTATAAAAGAAGCGAATATTGGTCAGATAAAAAATATGAGGGAAAATACATAAAGCTAAAGGGTGTAATATCGCATATTGAGCTTGATGAAAAAAATAATATTTTAAGAATAAAGTTGAAAGGTAATGATATATATAAACTAGAGGCTACGGCATATGATATCACTCCAAAATGTATTGAATATATACAAAATCTATATGAAGGAAAACATATCACTATTTATGGAAATTTTGATAGAGAAGAAAATAAATTTATTATATATATGAAATATTTTAAATAATGTTTAAAACTTGTTAAGGTAAATATTATTGCGCAGTAATTGAAATGCACCTCTTAGAACTGAGGTGCATTTTTTATTATGGTATCACGAATATAGATATATTGAATGAATCTACAAACTTGCTAGTAATAGACAGCTTTATAAATTCATAAATATTAATAGAACATAAAAAATAATATTAACACTTATGAAAACGAGTTTTAAATTTTATTGGTGATAATCTAAAAAATTAGCAAATAAGGAGGTTAAAATTTTATTTTGTTAGTTCTTATAAAAAAAGAAGTTAAGCAGTTTTTTAAACATAAGATTAATATAATTATGATGTTTATATTTCCAATTATACTTATTTTTATAATGGGGAAATCACTTAATGGACCTGTAAGCATGGATAAAAACATATTTAATAATAAAATTATATATTATAGAGTTAATACTCCAATTGAAAATGAAGTTGACTTGCAACGTTTTTATGATTTTATGATTCATTTTGAAAAAAACACAAATGTTAATTTTATAGAAAATAATAATTATAAAAAAGCTACAAATGATGTAAACAATAATAAAGCAATTTGTTTCATGGATATTTATGATAATGATATTAATTATTTTAGGAATAAAAAAATAGAGAGTACAGAAAGTATAATATTTAGAAATTTGTACGAGCAATATATGAAAAAATATACTTTTTTACAATCAATTTATAAATCAAATACTGAAAAAATAAAAGATGTTTTAGATTATGATATTAAAATATGGTTAAAAGATGAAAGTATAGATCAAAAGCAAGTAAATGCATTTGCATACTATACCTTTGCAGAACTTATCTTAATTATTTTATATATATCCAACCTTACGTCTGTATCAATGTATAAGGGTGAATATTTACATACAATAACAAAAATTGAACGTCATAAGAAAAAGAAAATAAATATATTATTGTCTAAGATAGTTTTTGGAATAGTTATAGGTATTTTACAAATAATCATAGTTTACATTACTAGCACTAAATTTTTTGACGTAAGTTGGGGAGAAAATTTATTATACATTTTTATGGTATTAATTTCTCTTATAATATTTAGTTCCATACTTGGAATATTTATGGCTACTATTTTCTCAAATAAAAAAACATGTTATATGGTAAATAATATATTAATTATAATTATGGGATTTTTAGGCGGTTCTTATGTACCAATTTGTTTAGTAAAGTCAGAGAGGATTACAAGCTTTCTATCTAAAATTATTCCAAGTTATTGGGCAAATATATCTATACTTAGCTTAAGTTATGATATAAAAACAAAATATTATATTTTTTCCATATTTATTTCATTAAGTTTATCATTATTAATGCTAATTCTAGGAAGGTTAATATCAAAACTGAAGGCAGGTGGAAGTTTTGATTAAATTAATAATAAATACAATGAGAGCCTTGATTAGAGAGAAAAGTTATATAATGGTTGCAATTATTATACCTATATTTATAGCTGTATTTTTTAGTTTTGAATTTACAGGAAATCATAAGCTTAAAGTAGGTGTAATAGACAATGATAATTCCTATGGATCTAATGAAATAATAAAAACTATTGATGATTTGGAAGGTATTCAAAGTATAAAAATAAAAGAAGATGATTCTGAAATTTTACTAATAACACAGCAAATTCAAATGGTTGTTATTATAAATGATAATTTTCAAAATAAATTGCTAAACTCAAAAGATAATGAAATAAAAATTAAAACTATAAATGAAAACGATGTAAAATTAGTTGCTCAATCTATGATAGATATGAAATGTGAAGACTTGTCTATGATTGCAAAAATGAGCGAAGGAGATATAAATAAATTTAAGGAAATAAACCAAAATTACGCTGATAAAAACACAATATTAAGTTTAAACGATGTCAATGAAAAAAGAGGGTATATAGAAAGTTCATTAGGTTTAATTATATTTATAATATTTATTGTAGCTGGAAAAGTATCTAACTTCTTAATTGAGGATATAGAAAATAAAGGAAGAATTAAGAAACTCAGTTATGGAATTAGCAAATGGAAATATTATTTATCACTAATAGTTACTTTTTATATAATGTGTTCCATGTCAACTTTAATATATTATGGTATATTAATAATTTTCAAATTAGACTTTGGAATGGTAAATATAATAGACTTCTTAGTTGTTATGTTGTTACTAAATCTTGTTGCGCTAAGTTTTAACTTGTGCATAGTTAGTTTTACTAGAAGAAGACATACATCATCAATGTTAAATGTACTTATAATAGTTCCATGTTGTATGTTAAGTGGGGTATTTTGGGATTTTAATATAATGCCTAAAA
Proteins encoded:
- a CDS encoding APC family permease, encoding MSKNTVKKMGFGSIVLLGINAIIGTGIFGLPGEAYSKVGPSSILVLGFCMLLAISIALCFAEAGSWFEENGGPYLYAKEAFGDFVGFQVGVMKWAVSMIAWATMANFFAVVLSSIWPQAADPFIKNVIIGILLVGLGCVSLRGVDSSKILNNIMTIGKLVPLVFFIAVGIFFIKGGNFQPFVIIPEGQTTSSAFVAVAISLFYAFTGFESLAVAANDMENPRKNVPKALTVVMLIVSLVYVLVLAVSIGILGNDLSGAANPVADAAKVMMGSTGGYIITIGTIISVGGINIASSIFTPRSGAALAEQGLMPAFLGRTNSKGVPYVSVIISVIGTLLIAWSGSFTTLSQISVVSRFIQYIPTCLAVLILRKKFADKEVSFKIPGGAFIPVFATLLSVILLVKAGIDAPMKIVWGLGGMILVVPLYFYMTKVYNKKHKDNKLSA
- the tpx gene encoding thiol peroxidase; translation: MMKVTFQGNPLTLKGTQVKVGDMAPDFTVVDNDLNPLKLSDTKGKRVFLTVPSLDTPVCDMEVRKFNQEATKLDENVTIYTVSMDLPFAQGRWCGGAGIDRVKTVSDYKDREFGNNYGVYINELGLLSRAVFVVDENNKVVYVEYLEEITNEPNYEKALEAIK
- a CDS encoding FUSC family protein, which encodes MKKIGMRNIKTGIAVFFATLAGYLGIVETPVYTVSVCVFSIKNTIKGSIKDSWSRVLGTLLGGLIGFLCALFFKGNIISATFGVILIIYICNILKISDSSAIASVTFISICLGISNNHPLNYSIMRTIDTLVGVIIALVVNYAVSRKRYIKYLWSSFNAAYNDCLNIIHSMVKNKDFSSLYIKLNNKHFELEEYYNQLLDEIPYSKETHDINTLYYKFDIAEQLVHHVHGLYLIEKKVSSIDTNLNKPIYKYHKDSILSLLDQSIDQK
- a CDS encoding AAA family ATPase: MKAIKKIVITGGPCSGKSTMLNLIENTFKEKGYKVLIVSETATELIRGGVSPLGGKENMFIFQDYLLNLQFKKEEVYEKAAKEMDSEKIIILYDRGLLDNKAYVSKEEFEVILDKFGTTENELIDRYDLVLHLVTTANGAEEHYTLANNAARSESLEDARQIDELTLNAWVGHPRLRIFDNSTDFEGKVERVLKEIYNDLDEHMPTGTIRKYLVDVKNIDINNIINTSEKMDIVQHYLKSSNPNVERRIRQIGNGENYSYYYTEKERVNNYRTFRKEKKISDKLYLTYLSEIDNQLFTIIKTRHCFVYENQYFKLDVFNNDKKYGILEIEATDQNGKILLPDFLNIKADVTKDSMYSNYEISKRNYVCK
- the hydG gene encoding [FeFe] hydrogenase H-cluster radical SAM maturase HydG, whose protein sequence is MVYDPKSRKAEEFINHEEILQSLEYAKSNKGNKELIEGILDKANRAKGLTHREAAVLLECEDEELIERIFKMAEDIKKRFYGNRIVMFAPLYLSNYCVNGCVYCPYHLKNKKIARKKLTQEEIKREVIALQDLGHKRLALEAGEDPKNNPIEYILESIDTIYSIKHKNGAIRRVNVNIAATTIENYKKLKDAGIGTYILFQETYNKESYEMLHPTGPKHDYNYHTEAHDRAMEAGIDDVGLGVLYGLSTYKYELVGILMHAEHLEAAFGVGPHTISVPRLRPADDIDVSEFPEALSDEIFQKIVAIIRLAVPYTGMIVSTRESQKTREKVLHLGVSQISGASSTSVGGYADRAEGVKEEITSAQFDVDDDRTLDEVVNWLLDMNYIPSFCTACYREGRTGDRFMALCKNGQIANCCQPNAIMTLKEYLEDYASESTKESGENLIKKEVKKIPKDKVREIVEERLIKIANGERDFRF
- a CDS encoding endonuclease/exonuclease/phosphatase family protein, which gives rise to MKLICYNIHIGTDEFRRMTLFQLIGYLKSLDCDVICLQEVLYYQFKLMKILLKMDGVFGLHVNNRKMKFGICILSKNKINYSSHVLLSSKKEQRGLLSIDMDDKIIINTHLGLDMEERQTQISEILDFAKNQNKNIVICGDFNERNINLSSYKDVAKYLCKDFYPTFKTSRIDYVFVSSIIDIKSYEVDQVFYSDHFPIIVKI
- the brnQ gene encoding branched-chain amino acid transport system II carrier protein, encoding MNKRNKDIIITGFALFAMFFGAGNLIFPPFLGLISGSSWLTGFTGFILADVGLSLLAILAIAKCDGDVGKIFSRAGNKIALVLACSIMICIGPLLAIPRTAATTFEMGVQPIFSGFSSIIFSIIFFGVTLLLTIRPSKVVDIIGSYLTPALLIALLALIGMGVFNPLGSIEPATIDGVFSEGIFQGYQTLDALGAVSLSAVIFTTIANKGYTKKEEKINITFKAGLIAAAGLFLVYGGLTYLGATVSTMFDSNVSQAGLIVSITEMLLGFPGKVILGIIVTLACLTTAIGLTSATGQYFSKLSNNKIKYETIVIVVCLFSLVVSNFGVDTIIQFSAPILTVIYPPTIVLVVLTLLGQHIKNDNIFKFATYTALAMGILNILGNFGIKVPVINSLPLHSLGFNWVVPVLVASTIGFFIKSNSSNAKSDSQDVTA
- a CDS encoding OB-fold protein; its protein translation is MQKIIRCSKLKISPGSKEIIYSSLLMLMPMIFFRSNTIDIIILYCIAMFISIIFISDIFSLSKKVKIEMDVDKLLDAYKRSEYWSDKKYEGKYIKLKGVISHIELDEKNNILRIKLKGNDIYKLEATAYDITPKCIEYIQNLYEGKHITIYGNFDREENKFIIYMKYFK
- a CDS encoding ABC transporter permease, coding for MLVLIKKEVKQFFKHKINIIMMFIFPIILIFIMGKSLNGPVSMDKNIFNNKIIYYRVNTPIENEVDLQRFYDFMIHFEKNTNVNFIENNNYKKATNDVNNNKAICFMDIYDNDINYFRNKKIESTESIIFRNLYEQYMKKYTFLQSIYKSNTEKIKDVLDYDIKIWLKDESIDQKQVNAFAYYTFAELILIILYISNLTSVSMYKGEYLHTITKIERHKKKKINILLSKIVFGIVIGILQIIIVYITSTKFFDVSWGENLLYIFMVLISLIIFSSILGIFMATIFSNKKTCYMVNNILIIIMGFLGGSYVPICLVKSERITSFLSKIIPSYWANISILSLSYDIKTKYYIFSIFISLSLSLLMLILGRLISKLKAGGSFD
- a CDS encoding ABC transporter permease, which translates into the protein MEVLIKLIINTMRALIREKSYIMVAIIIPIFIAVFFSFEFTGNHKLKVGVIDNDNSYGSNEIIKTIDDLEGIQSIKIKEDDSEILLITQQIQMVVIINDNFQNKLLNSKDNEIKIKTINENDVKLVAQSMIDMKCEDLSMIAKMSEGDINKFKEINQNYADKNTILSLNDVNEKRGYIESSLGLIIFIIFIVAGKVSNFLIEDIENKGRIKKLSYGISKWKYYLSLIVTFYIMCSMSTLIYYGILIIFKLDFGMVNIIDFLVVMLLLNLVALSFNLCIVSFTRRRHTSSMLNVLIIVPCCMLSGVFWDFNIMPKNFQVIGRFMPTRWVYICLENLQQTNDLDSINIYLNAMIILSITFFVISFIKLKESKEV